DNA from Arvicola amphibius chromosome 13, mArvAmp1.2, whole genome shotgun sequence:
CTTCTCCCAGACACCCCatattctgccttttctttcagaGAAGATCATCGGGGGCCATGAGGTCAAGCCCCACTCCCGCCCCTACATGGCATTTGTTGAATTTGTGGATATTGATGGGAATAAGTGTCGCTGCGGAGGCTTCCTGGTAAAATCCAATTTTGTGCTGACAGCTGCTCACTGCAGGGGAAGGTGAGGAGAAGCAGCTGGCCCATGCTTTCTGAGACCCCAACAGGAGTTTCCATCCTCTACTTGTGGCTTCTCCTGTGAGAGCTCACTAGAGGGCAGGGCTGTGACAATGGAAGGATGAcaacagggaaactgaggtcaaaGAGGTCAAAGGGTAAGAGCCCAGAGCCAGCAGCACAGCTGAGTTGAAAGCAACTACACTGGTCAGACTACAGCAGTGGTTGAGGTTGAAAATGCACTTTAAGAGTCAATGCAAACTTTGGAAAATGGTGGAGAAGCAAGAGGGAGTCTTCTGAAGTCTAGTGCTCTTGAGAAGACAAAGAAGTAGGTCACATCCTTAGGCCCTTCTGTCTCCTCAGTCCCCTCAGCTAGAGCCCCACCCTGCCCACCCAGCCTCTTGCAGCTCCTGCACTGTGTCCTCTCTCACTCCACATCTCTCACCCGCACTCTGCTCTCTGCAGCTCAATGAGAGTCATTCTAGGAGCCCACAACATCAGCATCCAGGAGGAGACCCAGCAGATCATCCCTGTGGCTAAAGCCATTCACCACCCAGGCTTTAATAACAAAACCATCACAAATGACATCATGCTCTTAAAGGTGAGAAGAGCCCCCCTCCTGCACCAGGGATTGCTCCTCCTGCTCTCACCatgctcctttcttttcttccatcctgGTGTCTCAGCCCAGCTGTCAATGAGCcacactcttccttcttccccacagCTTGAGAGGAAGGCCAAGAGAACTAAAGTTGTGAAGCTCCTCAGCCTGCCAAGGCGCAAGGCCCCTGTGAAGCCAGGGGATGTGTGCTCAGTGGCAGGTTGGGGAAGGATGGCTCCAAATGGTAAATTATCAAATGTACTACAAGAAGCAGAACTAACAGTCCAGAAGGATCAGGAGTGTGAGTCCCACTTTCAAGGCTATTACAACCAAACCATTGAGATCTGTGTGGGGGACCCAAAGATCAAGCGTGCTACCTTTAAGGTAAGTTGGATTGTCCTCTCTGGGATccatgggaagggaaaaggaatgtGGGACCTAGAGACCAAGCATCAGGGACTCCTTTGCTCTCTGGTTGTGATCTTTCTCCCTGGAAAAAGCAGTCACAGTAACTAACTAGGCTCTCAGAGTTGACAAGGAGCCTTGGTGAAGGCAGCTGGAACAAAGCACGATTTTCACAGCCCTCCTGTCACCCAGGCCCAGGCTTTAGAAAACTTTGCTGTGCCTGTGTCATTACCTCAAGCAGGGGTCTCCTCAGAACAGGCACCACTTTTGTCAATGGTCTGGTCCTCCATGCTCACATGAGGCTCAACAGCCTGTCCACAATTCTAAACAACAGCTTGGAGCTGAGGGTCCCACACACCTTCATAGAAAATGGATCATAGAGTTGGAGAAAGTGTAGAGTCTGGGCTCAGGAGGGAGGTGAAGCACTAACCCTGTCCACAATAAGAGTGCGAAGTCTAGGGGCCCCAGGCAAGCTCTCTGATGTCCCACACAGAGCACACAGGTCATGTTATACAGTGGGAGGCTGGGCTATTGCAAAATCAGCTTAGTACCCTATGACTCCTCTTTATTCACAGGGGGATTCCGGAGGGCCTCTCCTGTGTAAAAAGGCAGCTGTAGGTATCGTCTCCTATGGGCATAAAAATGGCTTAGCTCCAAGAGTCTTCACCAAAGTGTCAAGTTTTCTACCCTGGATAAAGAAAACGATGAAACGCAGCTAACTACAGAGCAAACCAGACCCCTCCCTGACTCACCATCATCCCTACAGCTGAGTCCATGATTATCCTAAGACAGGAGCCAGCATCTCAATAAAGGTCTCTTTGCAAGAATCAGAAGGCTGGTTTCATATCAAAGGGACCAACTCTGTGCTAGGCAGGCCAACGGCACACTTCTGCTTTCTGCTCACTCCACAACCATGCACACaccttgcccaaagctcaggTAAACACTAGTGACCATCTCCTTTTTACTTGTCCCACTACACAGTTCCTGTACTTCTGATAGGCCTAAAGCCAAGCTTCGATATC
Protein-coding regions in this window:
- the LOC119800130 gene encoding granzyme C-like, which encodes MAAVLILLTFLLPLGAGAEKIIGGHEVKPHSRPYMAFVEFVDIDGNKCRCGGFLVKSNFVLTAAHCRGSSMRVILGAHNISIQEETQQIIPVAKAIHHPGFNNKTITNDIMLLKLERKAKRTKVVKLLSLPRRKAPVKPGDVCSVAGWGRMAPNGKLSNVLQEAELTVQKDQECESHFQGYYNQTIEICVGDPKIKRATFKGDSGGPLLCKKAAVGIVSYGHKNGLAPRVFTKVSSFLPWIKKTMKRS